Proteins from a genomic interval of Musa acuminata AAA Group cultivar baxijiao chromosome BXJ1-9, Cavendish_Baxijiao_AAA, whole genome shotgun sequence:
- the LOC135586144 gene encoding B-box zinc finger protein 20-like isoform X2 — protein MKILCDVCCKEEASAFCCADETALCEACDLRVHPANKLAGEHRRLSLSAPSTQSHPVCDICQENRGFLFCQEDRAILCRDCDVSVHSANHLTMKHNRFILTGVRLSAAPVSSSPSPVPEATATKAATKTIMTMNNQTTALVADVSSPMTFTSSSTTTVTSNISEYLIKMCPGWRVDDLLVDDEAIKNRIFMAQADELLRFVETDLDSGRPGTVSEKYPIWARHAPQFTPPGSPPGGAGYRASNAGKEAGRELWSEDAFTVPQVSPASTLSKRPRHARWYH, from the exons ATGAAGATACTGTGCGACGTGTGCTGCAAGGAGGAGGCCTCGGCCTTCTGCTGCGCCGACGAGACCGCCCTCTGCGAAGCCTGCGACCTGCGTGTGCACCCGGCGAACAAGCTGGCCGGTGAGCACCGCCGCCTCTCGCTCTCCGCCCCCTCCACCCAGTCCCACCCGGTCTGCGATATCTGCCAG GAGAATCGAGGGTTCTTGTTCTGTCAAGAGGACCGGGCGATTCTTTGCAGGGATTGCGATGTTTCTGTTCACAGCGCTAATCATCTCACCATGAAGCACAACAGGTTCATCCTCACCGGCGTCCGGCTCTCCGCCGCTCCcgtctcctcctctccctcccctgTTCCGGAGGCTACGGCGACTAAAGCTGCGACCAAAACCATCATGACCATGAACAATCAAACAACGGCATTGGTTGCAGATGTTTCCTCCCCCATGACTTTCACCAGCAGCAGCACGACGACGGTCACCAGCAACATCTCGGAGTACCTCATCAAGATGTGCCCGGGCTGGCGCGTCGACGACCTGCTGGTCGACGACGAAG CA ataaaaaatcGGATTTTTATGGCGCAGGCGGACGAGCTGCTGCGATTCGTAGAGACGGATCTGGACAGCGGCCGCCCGGGAACAGTGTCGGAGAAGTATCCTATCTGGGCGCGCCACGCGCCGCAGTTCACTCCGCCGGGTTCCCCTCCCGGCGGCGCCGGCTACCGTGCATCGAACGCTGGCAAGG AAGCGGGGCGAGAGCTGTGGAGCGAAGACGCATTCACGGTGCCGCAGGTTTCCCCTGCTTCGACTCTCAGCAAGAGGCCAAGGCACGCCCGTTGGTATCACTAA
- the LOC135586144 gene encoding B-box zinc finger protein 20-like isoform X1, which produces MKILCDVCCKEEASAFCCADETALCEACDLRVHPANKLAGEHRRLSLSAPSTQSHPVCDICQENRGFLFCQEDRAILCRDCDVSVHSANHLTMKHNRFILTGVRLSAAPVSSSPSPVPEATATKAATKTIMTMNNQTTALVADVSSPMTFTSSSTTTVTSNISEYLIKMCPGWRVDDLLVDDEGGRAAAIRRDGSGQRPPGNSVGEVSYLGAPRAAVHSAGFPSRRRRLPCIERWQGGVSYLISHEGV; this is translated from the exons ATGAAGATACTGTGCGACGTGTGCTGCAAGGAGGAGGCCTCGGCCTTCTGCTGCGCCGACGAGACCGCCCTCTGCGAAGCCTGCGACCTGCGTGTGCACCCGGCGAACAAGCTGGCCGGTGAGCACCGCCGCCTCTCGCTCTCCGCCCCCTCCACCCAGTCCCACCCGGTCTGCGATATCTGCCAG GAGAATCGAGGGTTCTTGTTCTGTCAAGAGGACCGGGCGATTCTTTGCAGGGATTGCGATGTTTCTGTTCACAGCGCTAATCATCTCACCATGAAGCACAACAGGTTCATCCTCACCGGCGTCCGGCTCTCCGCCGCTCCcgtctcctcctctccctcccctgTTCCGGAGGCTACGGCGACTAAAGCTGCGACCAAAACCATCATGACCATGAACAATCAAACAACGGCATTGGTTGCAGATGTTTCCTCCCCCATGACTTTCACCAGCAGCAGCACGACGACGGTCACCAGCAACATCTCGGAGTACCTCATCAAGATGTGCCCGGGCTGGCGCGTCGACGACCTGCTGGTCGACGACGAAG GCGGACGAGCTGCTGCGATTCGTAGAGACGGATCTGGACAGCGGCCGCCCGGGAACAGTGTCGGAGAAGTATCCTATCTGGGCGCGCCACGCGCCGCAGTTCACTCCGCCGGGTTCCCCTCCCGGCGGCGCCGGCTACCGTGCATCGAACGCTGGCAAGGAGGTGTCTCTTATCTTATCTCCCATGAAGGGGTGTAA